Proteins from a single region of Ziziphus jujuba cultivar Dongzao chromosome 1, ASM3175591v1:
- the LOC107433811 gene encoding uncharacterized protein LOC107433811, with protein MESGVEWIKELSDVPTGKLPPHLELQRTRVECKADAPIHTDTFQYSGAYASIGVDNSVRLDNFRDNFRVEVIRLTDEEMEFDMIGIDPALANAFRRILIAEVPTMAIEKVLIANNTSVVQDEVLSHRLGLIPIKADPRLFEFTENGAPTEKNTIVFKLHVRCEQGEPRLTVKSNELKWLPNGSEFPLVSESSSRGSSSKPRTYTSFNCSQDSLPEFSNNPISAMDNIIISKLGPGQEIELEAHAVKGVGKTHAKWSPVGTAWYRMLPEVVLLEEIEDKAAEQLKAKCPVGVFDIEDIGNGKKRAAVVRPRACTLCRECIRGGKEWEDRVALRRVKDHFIFTLESTGALPPEVLFTEAVKILEDKCERVISELS; from the exons atggagagTGGAGTGGAATGGATAAAAGAGCTATCAGATGTGCCAACTGGTAAACTCCCTCCACACCTCGAGCTTCAGAGGACCCGTGTCGAATGCAAAGCTGATGCTCCCATTCAT ACGGATACATTCCAGTATTCTGGTGCTTATGCGTCAATTGGAGTTGATAACAGTGTGAGGTTGGATAATTTCCGAGACAATTTTAGAGTTGAAGTGATTCGACTTACTGACGAAGAGATGGAGTTTGATATGATTGGTATTGATCCAGCACTTGCTAATGCATTTCGGAGAATCCTTATAGCTGAG GTTCCTACaatggctattgaaaaagttcTCATTGCAAATAATACATCAGTGGTCCAAGATGAAGTGCTTTCTCATAGGTTGGGTCTAATTCCAATCAAGGCTGACCCTAGGTTGTTTGAATTCACAG AAAATGGTGCACCAACTGAAAAGAACACCATTGTTTTCAAACTCCATGTTCGCTGTGAACAGGGAGAACCTCGTCTTACAG TGAAGTCAAATGAATTGAAGTGGTTACCAAACGGGAGTGAATTTCCTTTGGTATCTGAAAGTTCAAGTAGGGGTTCTTCCTCAAAACCTAGAACCTATACATCATTTAACTGCAGCCAAGATTCACTGCCTGAATTCTCCAACAATCCGATTAGTGCCatggataatataattatttctaaATTGGGCCCTGGTCAG GAAATTGAACTAGAAGCACATGCTGTTAAAGGCGTTGGTAAAACACATGCAAAGTGGTCCCCTGTGGGAACTGCTTGGTATAGGATGCTTCCTGAG GTTGTGCTATTAGAAGAGATTGAAGACAAGGCTGCTGAGCAACTTAAGGCAAAATGCCCAGTTGGAGTATTCGATATTGAAGATATTGGCAATG GCAAGAAAAGGGCAGCTGTAGTCCGACCTCGAGCTTGCACATTATGTAGGGAATGTATCAGAGGAGGAAAAGAATGGGAAGATCGTGTTGCACTTCGTCGTGTGAAAGATCATTTCATAT